The following coding sequences are from one Ruminococcus flavefaciens AE3010 window:
- the hydF gene encoding [FeFe] hydrogenase H-cluster maturation GTPase HydF, with protein MSLNDTPSSERVHIGFFGRRNAGKSSVVNAVTGQELSVVSDVKGTTTDPVTKAMELLPLGPVVIIDTPGFDDEGTLGELRVRKTKQILNRTDLAVLIVDGTVGLTDTERQLIDIFGEKDIPYLTVYNKSDIAEKRVCQDNEIEVSALSGTNIYELKERIAALAKLPSEEKRIIGDMLSPGDMVVLVTPIDAAAPKGRMILPQVQTLRDILDADAMAVFTKEFQLAETLEKLAAPPKMVITDSQAFAMVSKIVPEDVPLTSFSILMARYKGFLETSVKGAAAIKNLKDGNTVLISEGCTHHRQCGDIGSVKLPALLKKTTGKELDIELSSGREFPEDLSKYSLVVHCGGCMLNEREMVYRRKSAEDQNVPFTNYGIALAHMNGILRRSLGIFPHLAGKIE; from the coding sequence ATGAGTTTAAACGATACACCCTCCTCGGAGAGAGTCCACATAGGCTTCTTCGGACGGAGAAACGCAGGCAAATCCAGCGTGGTAAACGCTGTTACGGGTCAGGAGCTGTCCGTGGTATCCGATGTAAAGGGCACTACTACAGACCCCGTCACAAAGGCTATGGAGCTTCTCCCTTTGGGTCCTGTGGTGATAATAGACACACCGGGCTTTGACGACGAGGGTACTCTCGGAGAGCTGAGAGTCCGCAAGACAAAGCAGATACTCAACCGCACGGACCTTGCTGTGCTCATAGTTGACGGCACTGTGGGACTTACCGACACCGAGCGTCAGCTCATTGACATTTTCGGTGAAAAGGATATACCATATCTCACTGTTTACAACAAGTCCGACATCGCCGAAAAGCGTGTCTGTCAGGACAATGAGATAGAAGTGAGCGCACTCAGCGGTACCAATATATATGAGCTGAAAGAGCGCATTGCGGCTCTTGCCAAGCTCCCCTCAGAGGAAAAGCGCATAATCGGCGACATGCTCAGCCCGGGAGATATGGTGGTGCTTGTAACTCCCATAGACGCGGCAGCACCCAAGGGACGAATGATACTGCCCCAGGTGCAGACCCTCCGCGATATCCTCGACGCTGACGCAATGGCAGTATTCACCAAGGAGTTCCAGCTTGCGGAAACTCTTGAAAAGCTTGCTGCTCCCCCGAAAATGGTCATCACCGACAGTCAGGCATTCGCAATGGTCAGCAAAATAGTCCCCGAGGACGTGCCCCTTACCTCGTTCTCCATACTCATGGCGCGGTACAAGGGCTTCCTTGAGACCTCCGTAAAGGGCGCAGCTGCCATAAAAAACCTTAAAGACGGGAACACCGTCCTCATATCCGAGGGCTGCACTCACCACCGCCAGTGCGGCGACATCGGCAGCGTGAAGCTGCCTGCCCTGCTGAAAAAGACTACGGGCAAGGAGCTGGATATCGAGCTCAGCTCGGGACGTGAGTTCCCCGAGGACTTGTCCAAATACAGCCTTGTGGTACACTGCGGCGGCTGTATGCTCAACGAGCGCGAAATGGTCTACCGCCGCAAGTCCGCCGAGGATCAGAACGTACCATTTACCAACTACGGCATAGCTCTCGCTCATATGAACGGCATACTCAGACGCAGTCTCGGCATCTTCCCCCACCTTGCAGGTAAAATAGAATGA
- a CDS encoding NAD(P)-dependent malic enzyme, which yields MNYAEESLKKHYEWQGKIEVICRAPLETRDDLSLAYTPGVAQPCLEIQKDVDKSYELTRRSNLVAVVTDGTAVLGLGDIGPEAGMPVMEGKCALFKAFGDVDAVPLCVRSKDVDDIVNTVRLLAGSFGGVNLEDISAPRCFEIEKKLKECCDIPIFHDDQHGTAVVTLAAMLNALKVVGKKLDEIRVVTSGAGAAGIAIIKLLISMGLKDVVLCDRNGAIYKGRPEGMNPVKDEMAEITNQQMRKGSLEEVIKGADVFIGVSAPNCVTPEMIKSMADKPILFPMANPTPEIMPDLAKEAGAAVVGTGRSDFPNQINNVLAFPGIFRGALDVRASDINDAMKIAAAKAIASFVTDDKLSADYIIPSALDKSVAQAVAKAVAQAAKDTGVARI from the coding sequence ATGAATTATGCAGAAGAATCACTGAAAAAGCACTACGAGTGGCAGGGCAAGATCGAAGTTATCTGCCGTGCTCCCCTTGAGACAAGAGACGACCTCTCACTGGCTTATACTCCGGGCGTTGCACAGCCTTGTCTTGAAATACAGAAGGACGTTGACAAGAGCTATGAGCTCACACGCCGTTCAAACCTGGTCGCAGTAGTTACAGACGGTACAGCTGTTCTCGGTCTGGGCGACATCGGTCCCGAGGCAGGCATGCCTGTTATGGAGGGCAAGTGCGCACTCTTCAAGGCATTCGGCGACGTTGACGCAGTCCCCCTGTGTGTACGCTCAAAGGATGTTGACGATATCGTTAATACAGTTCGTCTCCTTGCAGGCTCATTCGGCGGCGTAAACTTGGAGGACATTTCCGCTCCCCGCTGCTTCGAGATTGAAAAGAAGCTGAAGGAGTGCTGCGATATCCCGATCTTCCACGACGACCAGCACGGTACAGCTGTTGTTACTCTCGCAGCTATGCTCAACGCTCTCAAGGTAGTCGGCAAGAAGCTTGACGAGATAAGAGTAGTTACCAGCGGTGCAGGCGCAGCAGGTATCGCTATCATAAAGCTCCTCATCTCCATGGGACTTAAAGACGTTGTGCTCTGCGACAGAAACGGCGCTATCTACAAGGGCCGTCCCGAGGGCATGAACCCTGTGAAGGACGAAATGGCTGAGATAACAAACCAGCAGATGAGAAAGGGCAGCCTCGAAGAAGTCATCAAGGGCGCAGACGTATTCATCGGCGTATCAGCTCCGAACTGCGTAACTCCCGAAATGATAAAGTCAATGGCAGACAAGCCTATACTCTTCCCAATGGCTAATCCTACTCCCGAGATCATGCCTGACCTCGCAAAGGAAGCAGGCGCAGCTGTTGTTGGTACAGGCAGAAGCGATTTCCCCAACCAGATCAACAACGTTCTTGCATTCCCCGGTATCTTCCGCGGAGCTCTCGATGTTCGCGCAAGTGATATAAACGACGCTATGAAGATTGCTGCTGCAAAGGCTATAGCTTCATTCGTTACAGACGACAAGCTCAGCGCTGATTACATTATCCCAAGCGCACTGGACAAGTCAGTAGCTCAGGCAGTTGCAAAGGCTGTTGCTCAGGCTGCAAAGGACACAGGCGTAGCACGCATCTGA
- a CDS encoding L-lactate dehydrogenase, with translation MAEKNGTKITILGAGNVGASVAFNLAVAGTCSDIVLVDINKAKAKGEAMDIRQGVSFGENVEIFDGGYEDAKDSDIVVVTLGIARKPGQTRLDLAQTNVNIIKEVMPQVAKYAPDAIYVVVSNPVDILTYTILKCTDLKPNQVIGSGTALDTSRLRSIIADHVGLSPNSIHAYVFGEHGDSSFIPWSIMNIAGVPVDEYCADQDHADLDEDEIIDEVRRAGAEVIKRKGATFYAIAMSVNKICDTVLRDAKNILTVSTMINDRYGINDVCLSLPCVIGSNGIEREVSPKLTDKEIEKLQASAKALRNVIDQIQF, from the coding sequence ATGGCTGAAAAAAACGGAACAAAGATAACTATACTCGGCGCAGGCAATGTCGGCGCTTCTGTTGCATTCAACCTTGCTGTTGCAGGTACATGCTCAGATATAGTTCTTGTTGATATAAACAAGGCTAAGGCAAAGGGCGAGGCTATGGATATCCGTCAGGGCGTTTCCTTCGGCGAGAACGTTGAGATATTCGACGGCGGCTATGAGGACGCAAAGGACTCCGATATAGTAGTAGTTACCCTCGGTATTGCAAGAAAGCCCGGTCAGACACGTCTTGACCTTGCACAGACAAACGTAAATATCATCAAGGAAGTTATGCCTCAGGTGGCTAAGTACGCTCCCGACGCTATATATGTAGTTGTCAGCAACCCTGTTGATATCCTTACATACACTATCCTCAAGTGTACAGACCTCAAGCCCAATCAGGTCATCGGTTCGGGCACAGCTCTTGATACTTCAAGACTCCGTTCGATCATTGCCGACCACGTAGGTCTCAGCCCTAACAGCATTCACGCTTATGTATTCGGCGAGCACGGCGATTCCTCATTTATCCCGTGGTCTATTATGAACATCGCAGGCGTTCCTGTTGACGAGTACTGCGCAGATCAGGATCACGCAGACCTTGACGAGGACGAGATAATCGACGAAGTCCGCAGAGCAGGCGCTGAGGTCATCAAGAGAAAGGGCGCTACATTCTACGCTATCGCAATGAGCGTAAACAAGATCTGTGACACTGTTCTCCGTGACGCCAAGAACATTCTCACAGTATCAACAATGATAAACGACAGATACGGCATCAACGACGTTTGCCTCAGTCTCCCATGCGTTATCGGAAGCAACGGTATCGAAAGAGAAGTTTCGCCGAAGCTCACCGACAAGGAGATAGAAAAGCTTCAGGCAAGTGCAAAGGCACTGAGAAACGTTATAGATCAGATCCAGTTCTGA
- a CDS encoding argininosuccinate synthase — MANKKDIKKVVLAYSGGLDTSIIIPWLKENYNNCEVIAVSGDVGQGTELDGLEEKAIKTGASKLIIADLKEEFIQDYVYPTVQAGAIYENRYMLGTSFARPIIAKRIAEIAVAEGADAICHGCTGKGNDQVRFELAIKAFAPEMAIIAPWREWDIKSRDEEIDYAEAHNIPLKINRETNYSKDKNIWHLSHEGLDLEDPANEPQYEKKGFLEMGVSPIDAPDKPTYITLHFEKGVPTQLDGKTLNGVEMVSALNKLGGENGIGLADLVENRLVGMKSRGVYETPGGAILYHAHEVLETITLDKETARIKQYLGIKFADIVYNGQWYTPLREALSAFVSKTQERVTGDVKLKLYKGNIINAGVTSPYTLYDEEVATFDEDEVYNQADAAGFINLFGLPIKVRAQLDKKRGNK, encoded by the coding sequence ATGGCTAACAAAAAGGATATCAAAAAGGTCGTTCTTGCATACTCTGGCGGACTTGATACTTCTATCATCATTCCGTGGCTCAAGGAAAACTACAATAACTGCGAGGTTATCGCTGTATCAGGCGACGTAGGACAGGGCACAGAGCTTGACGGACTTGAGGAAAAGGCTATCAAGACAGGCGCTTCAAAGCTCATCATCGCCGATCTCAAGGAGGAGTTCATTCAGGACTACGTTTATCCTACAGTTCAGGCAGGAGCTATCTATGAGAACAGATACATGCTCGGTACTTCCTTTGCTCGTCCTATCATCGCAAAGCGTATCGCTGAGATCGCTGTTGCCGAGGGCGCTGACGCTATCTGCCATGGCTGCACAGGAAAGGGCAACGATCAGGTAAGATTCGAGCTTGCTATAAAGGCTTTCGCTCCTGAAATGGCTATCATTGCTCCATGGAGAGAATGGGACATCAAGAGCCGTGACGAGGAGATCGACTACGCAGAGGCTCACAACATTCCTCTGAAGATCAACAGAGAGACAAACTACTCAAAGGATAAGAACATCTGGCACCTTTCACACGAGGGTCTCGATCTTGAGGATCCTGCAAACGAGCCGCAGTACGAGAAGAAGGGCTTCCTTGAAATGGGCGTATCACCTATCGACGCTCCTGACAAGCCTACATATATCACACTTCACTTCGAGAAGGGCGTTCCTACACAGCTGGACGGCAAGACCCTCAACGGCGTTGAGATGGTATCTGCTCTCAACAAGCTTGGCGGCGAGAACGGTATCGGTCTTGCAGACCTCGTTGAGAACCGTCTCGTTGGTATGAAGTCAAGAGGCGTTTATGAGACTCCCGGCGGTGCTATCCTTTACCACGCTCACGAAGTTCTCGAGACTATCACTCTTGACAAGGAGACTGCACGTATCAAGCAGTACCTCGGCATCAAGTTCGCTGATATCGTATACAACGGTCAGTGGTACACACCTCTCCGCGAGGCTCTCAGCGCATTCGTAAGCAAGACTCAGGAGAGAGTTACAGGCGATGTAAAGCTCAAGCTCTACAAGGGCAACATCATCAACGCAGGCGTAACTTCACCATACACACTCTATGATGAGGAAGTTGCTACATTCGATGAGGACGAGGTTTACAATCAGGCTGACGCAGCAGGCTTCATCAACCTCTTCGGTCTCCCGATAAAGGTCAGAGCACAGCTTGACAAGAAGCGCGGCAACAAGTAA
- a CDS encoding GNAT family N-acetyltransferase, whose protein sequence is MVKIRLMTINDWKGVEQVWKDHEGTNPVDDCEEGFTRYLKRNPATSFVAVDGDRIIGTILAGHDGRRGFFHHVVVAPEYRKKGIGEDMVKHAMEALEKEGIQKTALVVFEDNDLGNGFWEHIGFTTRPDLVYRNKYVK, encoded by the coding sequence ATGGTAAAGATAAGGCTCATGACCATCAACGATTGGAAAGGCGTTGAGCAGGTCTGGAAAGACCACGAAGGCACAAACCCAGTTGACGACTGCGAGGAAGGCTTCACAAGATACCTGAAGCGCAATCCCGCCACAAGCTTTGTGGCTGTGGACGGCGACAGGATAATCGGTACGATACTGGCAGGTCATGACGGCAGGCGCGGTTTCTTTCATCATGTTGTAGTTGCTCCCGAGTACAGAAAAAAGGGCATAGGCGAGGATATGGTGAAACACGCCATGGAGGCTCTCGAAAAAGAGGGCATACAGAAAACGGCTCTGGTCGTCTTTGAGGACAACGATCTGGGGAACGGCTTCTGGGAGCACATAGGCTTCACTACAAGACCCGACCTTGTTTACCGCAACAAGTACGTAAAATAA
- a CDS encoding nucleoside deaminase, with protein MDKFMKIAIDEARTGINAGHGGPFGCVIVRDGEIVGQGHNEVVKRHDPTCHGEIMAIRDACEKLGTYDLKGCELYTTAEPCPMCAGAIMWANIKKVYYGCNINDTDSIGFRDKAFYEAPEDISEELHREECLEVFAEYQALRHKKHY; from the coding sequence ATGGATAAATTCATGAAGATAGCCATTGACGAGGCTCGGACAGGCATCAACGCAGGTCACGGCGGTCCGTTCGGCTGCGTTATCGTCAGGGACGGCGAGATAGTCGGACAGGGGCACAACGAGGTCGTAAAACGCCACGACCCCACCTGCCACGGCGAGATAATGGCAATACGGGACGCCTGCGAAAAGCTGGGCACCTATGACCTCAAAGGCTGCGAGCTGTATACCACTGCAGAGCCCTGCCCCATGTGTGCAGGAGCTATAATGTGGGCTAATATCAAAAAGGTCTATTACGGCTGCAATATAAACGATACCGACAGTATAGGCTTCCGCGACAAGGCGTTTTACGAAGCTCCCGAGGATATCTCCGAGGAGCTCCACCGCGAGGAATGTCTTGAAGTGTTTGCCGAGTATCAGGCTTTGAGGCATAAGAAGCATTATTGA
- the argH gene encoding argininosuccinate lyase has translation MADMMWAGRFSKQVDAGVNAFNSSIAFDGRMYRHDIQGSIAHATMLGDCGIITKEDSLEIIEGLKGILADIDSGKLELDPNAEDIHMFVEAELTKRLGDVGKRLHTSRSRNDQVAVDLRLYLRDEIAEIYAMVKELAVTLVKMAKEHTETIMPGYTHLQRAQPITLAHHLMAYVWMLLRDMERLQDTAKRMNYCPLGSGALAGTTYKTNRKQTSELLGFTAPMPNSLDGVSDRDYCVELNCALSLLMTHLSRFSEEIILWCSWEFKFVELDDAFATGSSIMPQKKNPDVTELIRGKTGRVNGDLMTLLTMMKGLPLAYNKDMQEDKEAIFDAVDNVKLCVKTFTPMLATMRVLKDNMRNAAARGFINATDCADYLVKKGMPFRDAYKITGTLVAQCIEKGLTLETLPIADYKAMTDLFTEDVYEAISLDTCVRERKSEGGPSPDAVREQIALAEKALGL, from the coding sequence ATGGCAGATATGATGTGGGCAGGAAGATTTTCAAAGCAGGTTGACGCAGGCGTCAACGCTTTCAATTCTTCAATTGCCTTTGACGGACGTATGTACCGCCACGATATACAGGGCAGTATCGCCCACGCTACTATGCTGGGAGACTGCGGCATTATCACCAAGGAGGACAGCCTCGAGATAATAGAGGGACTGAAAGGCATACTCGCTGATATCGACAGCGGCAAGCTGGAGCTGGACCCCAACGCCGAGGATATTCACATGTTCGTTGAGGCTGAGCTTACAAAGCGTCTCGGCGACGTGGGAAAGAGACTCCACACCTCACGTTCAAGAAACGATCAGGTGGCAGTTGACCTGAGACTTTATCTCCGCGACGAGATAGCCGAGATATATGCCATGGTAAAGGAGCTTGCTGTTACTCTGGTGAAAATGGCTAAGGAGCATACCGAGACTATAATGCCGGGATATACTCATCTCCAGAGAGCACAGCCCATAACCCTTGCACATCACCTTATGGCGTATGTGTGGATGCTTCTCCGCGATATGGAAAGATTACAGGATACCGCAAAGAGAATGAACTACTGCCCTCTCGGCAGCGGCGCTCTTGCAGGTACTACATATAAAACAAACAGAAAGCAGACCTCGGAGCTTCTGGGCTTTACGGCTCCCATGCCAAACAGCCTTGACGGCGTTTCCGACAGAGACTACTGCGTGGAGCTCAACTGCGCACTGTCACTGCTTATGACTCACCTTTCAAGATTTTCCGAGGAAATAATCCTCTGGTGCTCGTGGGAGTTCAAGTTCGTGGAGCTTGACGACGCATTTGCTACAGGCTCGTCTATCATGCCTCAGAAGAAGAACCCCGACGTTACGGAGCTTATCCGCGGCAAGACAGGCAGAGTAAACGGCGACCTCATGACTCTCCTCACAATGATGAAGGGACTGCCCCTTGCATATAACAAGGATATGCAGGAGGACAAGGAGGCTATCTTCGACGCAGTTGACAACGTAAAGCTTTGCGTAAAGACATTCACTCCCATGCTTGCAACTATGCGCGTTCTCAAGGACAACATGAGAAACGCCGCAGCAAGAGGATTCATAAACGCTACGGACTGCGCAGACTACCTCGTTAAAAAGGGCATGCCTTTCCGTGACGCATACAAGATAACAGGTACTCTGGTTGCTCAGTGCATAGAGAAAGGACTTACACTGGAGACTCTGCCGATTGCCGATTATAAGGCAATGACAGACCTCTTTACCGAGGACGTTTACGAGGCTATAAGCCTTGACACCTGCGTCCGCGAGAGAAAGTCCGAGGGCGGTCCGTCCCCTGACGCTGTCAGGGAGCAGATAGCTCTTGCTGAAAAGGCACTGGGACTCTGA
- the argC gene encoding N-acetyl-gamma-glutamyl-phosphate reductase gives MSVKIYIDGQEGTTGLKIQERFKDRKDLEIMKISEELRKDPAERARLINSADYVFLCLPDAASIEAVSFIDKDNDHVRIIDASTAHRTNPDWAYGFPELSSEHRKKIETSNRVAVPGCYASGFASIVYPLVNNGIIPADYPVFAYATSGYSGAGKKAIAVYEGEDKPFEFNSPRQYALSQQHKHLPEMKAVSGLTYTPMFNPMVCDYFSGMVVSVPIQTRTLDKKVTAQQVHEMYSKHYAGANMIEVMPLMSADEQKAFFLASNTLSGQNKMQVFVFGNDEQILLCSRLDNLGKGASGAAVQCLNIMMGIDETTGLV, from the coding sequence ATGTCAGTAAAAATATACATAGACGGTCAGGAAGGCACAACAGGCCTTAAAATACAGGAGCGCTTCAAGGACAGAAAAGACCTTGAGATAATGAAGATCAGCGAGGAGCTGAGAAAAGACCCTGCTGAACGTGCTCGTCTTATAAACAGTGCAGACTATGTGTTCCTCTGTCTGCCCGACGCCGCTTCCATCGAAGCTGTCTCCTTTATCGACAAGGACAACGACCACGTCCGTATCATCGACGCTTCCACAGCTCACCGCACAAATCCCGACTGGGCTTACGGTTTTCCCGAGCTCTCGTCCGAGCACAGGAAAAAGATAGAGACCTCAAACAGAGTAGCCGTTCCCGGCTGCTATGCAAGCGGCTTTGCTTCAATAGTTTATCCCCTTGTGAACAACGGCATTATCCCTGCGGACTATCCCGTATTTGCCTATGCTACATCGGGCTACAGCGGAGCAGGCAAAAAGGCTATTGCAGTATACGAGGGCGAGGACAAGCCCTTTGAGTTCAACAGTCCCCGTCAGTACGCACTCTCTCAGCAGCACAAGCACCTGCCTGAGATGAAAGCGGTATCGGGACTTACCTACACTCCCATGTTCAACCCAATGGTCTGCGATTACTTCAGCGGCATGGTGGTAAGTGTGCCCATACAGACAAGAACTCTTGACAAGAAAGTTACCGCACAGCAGGTGCATGAGATGTACTCAAAGCACTATGCAGGCGCAAATATGATAGAGGTAATGCCTCTCATGTCCGCAGACGAGCAGAAAGCGTTCTTCCTTGCTTCAAACACTCTCAGCGGTCAGAACAAAATGCAGGTTTTCGTATTCGGAAACGATGAACAGATACTCCTCTGCTCACGCCTTGACAACCTTGGCAAGGGCGCAAGCGGAGCAGCAGTACAGTGCCTTAATATAATGATGGGCATAGACGAGACAACAGGACTTGTCTGA
- a CDS encoding contact-dependent growth inhibition system immunity protein, whose product MSKTLKEIYEYDLIEDDGIDYTVDEWFNTIMAKTKDQLTVSDVSRMLRQKICSRVAIKRAIEMLNDDPFIGEMFEGQLMFNLYAGKEKYLKLFYHQMGPMLENAGLMAKSHHWGSEEEKNEYMDIISKFARKIKEETNETC is encoded by the coding sequence ATGAGCAAAACTTTAAAAGAGATCTATGAGTACGACCTTATCGAGGACGACGGCATAGATTACACCGTTGATGAGTGGTTCAACACTATCATGGCAAAGACCAAGGATCAGCTTACAGTTTCTGATGTGAGCCGTATGCTTCGTCAGAAGATATGCTCACGTGTGGCTATCAAGAGAGCCATTGAAATGCTCAACGACGATCCGTTCATCGGAGAGATGTTCGAGGGGCAGCTGATGTTCAACCTCTATGCAGGAAAGGAAAAATATCTTAAACTCTTCTATCACCAGATGGGACCCATGCTGGAGAACGCAGGTCTTATGGCAAAGTCCCACCACTGGGGCTCGGAGGAGGAAAAGAATGAATATATGGACATAATTTCAAAATTCGCCCGTAAGATCAAGGAGGAAACAAATGAAACTTGTTGA
- the argJ gene encoding bifunctional glutamate N-acetyltransferase/amino-acid acetyltransferase ArgJ, with the protein MKLVEVKGISFVEGGVCAAKGFKANGVQCGLAHKPLGDMAEANAAANNAIPAAKKKNDLALIVADKMCEAAAVYTTNKVKGAPILVTKEHIRNGKARAVIVNSVNANTCNPDGVEKAVKMCQLAAKSLGIDENDVIVASTGVIGQVLPIEPIANAMDDLTKGLTYDGNKRALEAIMTTDTAEKEIAVQFELGGKTCTMGGMLKGSGMIHPNMATTLTFLTTDAAISSEMIQRALSDIVKVTLNRASVDGDTSTNDMVCIMASGDAGNKPVTNDDGDFEKFRHALYAIMMNLARMMARDGEGATKLIECAVRGAESDAIAEKVAKSIIGSSLIKAMIFGEDANAGRIFCALGYSDADFDVSKVDIEMASDSGVIPLGKKGCVIEFSEELAARILKEEEIKILVSLGDGKGRAIAWGCDLTYDYVKINGDYRS; encoded by the coding sequence ATGAAACTTGTTGAAGTCAAAGGAATATCTTTTGTAGAGGGCGGCGTATGTGCTGCCAAGGGCTTTAAGGCAAACGGCGTTCAGTGCGGACTTGCCCACAAGCCGCTGGGAGATATGGCAGAGGCTAATGCTGCCGCAAACAATGCTATTCCCGCAGCTAAGAAGAAAAACGACCTTGCACTTATCGTTGCCGATAAGATGTGCGAGGCTGCCGCAGTATATACCACAAATAAGGTAAAGGGTGCTCCCATACTCGTTACCAAGGAGCATATCCGCAACGGCAAGGCAAGAGCTGTTATCGTTAACTCGGTAAACGCCAATACCTGCAACCCCGACGGCGTTGAGAAGGCTGTGAAGATGTGTCAGCTGGCTGCAAAGTCACTGGGTATCGACGAGAACGACGTTATCGTAGCCTCCACAGGCGTTATCGGACAGGTGCTCCCTATAGAGCCTATCGCAAACGCTATGGACGACCTTACAAAGGGCCTTACCTACGACGGCAACAAGAGAGCTCTTGAAGCTATAATGACTACTGATACAGCCGAAAAGGAAATAGCCGTACAGTTTGAGCTGGGCGGAAAGACCTGCACCATGGGCGGCATGCTCAAGGGCAGCGGCATGATACACCCCAATATGGCTACAACACTTACATTCCTTACTACAGACGCCGCTATCTCCTCAGAGATGATACAGCGTGCCCTCAGCGACATCGTAAAGGTAACTCTCAACAGAGCAAGCGTTGACGGAGACACCTCCACAAACGATATGGTTTGCATAATGGCTTCGGGCGACGCAGGCAATAAGCCTGTCACCAACGATGACGGCGATTTTGAGAAGTTCAGACATGCTCTCTATGCTATCATGATGAACCTTGCACGTATGATGGCTCGTGACGGCGAGGGCGCTACAAAGCTCATCGAGTGCGCAGTAAGAGGCGCTGAGTCAGACGCCATAGCAGAAAAGGTGGCAAAGTCCATTATCGGTTCAAGCCTTATCAAGGCTATGATATTCGGCGAGGACGCCAACGCAGGCAGAATATTCTGTGCTCTCGGTTACTCAGACGCTGACTTCGATGTTTCAAAGGTGGATATAGAAATGGCTTCCGACAGCGGAGTTATCCCGCTGGGCAAGAAGGGCTGCGTTATAGAGTTCTCAGAGGAGCTTGCAGCACGTATCCTTAAAGAAGAGGAGATAAAGATACTGGTATCTCTCGGCGACGGCAAGGGCAGAGCCATTGCATGGGGCTGCGACCTTACCTACGATTACGTAAAGATAAACGGAGACTATCGTTCATAA
- the argB gene encoding acetylglutamate kinase, translating into MEKISNNDKSQVLIDALPYIQKYNNKILVIKYGGNAMTNKELKDAVMTDIVLLSLVGVKVVLVHGGGPEISDMLKKLNIESRFVNGLRYTDDATVDVVKMVLSGKVNKELVQLLAQHKGSAVGLCGIDGEMLMAEKKKTDDGQELGWVGEITKVNTKPITDALANGNIPVIATVATDEEGNTYNINADTAAARIAAELGAENLILMTDIAGLLRDKDDPSTLIPEVNVSEVPFLKMQGIISGGMIPKIDCCVEAVRRGVHKTVIIDGRVPHSILIEILSNEGIGTQFV; encoded by the coding sequence ATGGAAAAGATCTCAAACAACGACAAGTCGCAGGTGCTCATAGACGCCCTGCCCTATATCCAGAAGTACAATAACAAGATACTTGTTATCAAGTACGGCGGAAACGCCATGACAAACAAGGAGCTCAAGGACGCTGTAATGACGGATATCGTTCTCCTTTCGCTGGTAGGCGTAAAGGTGGTTCTGGTACACGGCGGCGGTCCCGAGATAAGCGATATGCTGAAAAAGCTTAATATCGAGAGCCGCTTCGTGAACGGTCTGCGCTACACCGATGACGCAACTGTTGACGTGGTAAAAATGGTGCTTTCGGGCAAGGTCAACAAGGAGCTGGTACAGCTTCTGGCACAGCACAAGGGCAGCGCAGTAGGCCTCTGCGGTATCGACGGCGAAATGCTCATGGCTGAGAAGAAAAAGACAGACGACGGTCAGGAACTGGGCTGGGTAGGCGAGATAACAAAGGTGAACACAAAGCCTATCACAGACGCTTTAGCAAACGGCAATATCCCCGTTATAGCTACAGTTGCCACCGACGAGGAGGGCAATACTTACAATATCAACGCCGATACGGCTGCTGCAAGAATAGCTGCTGAGCTTGGCGCAGAGAACCTTATCCTTATGACTGATATCGCAGGACTTCTCCGCGATAAGGACGACCCGTCCACACTTATCCCCGAGGTAAACGTCAGCGAGGTGCCTTTCCTGAAAATGCAGGGCATCATCTCGGGCGGCATGATACCTAAGATAGACTGCTGTGTAGAGGCAGTCAGACGCGGCGTCCACAAGACCGTTATCATCGACGGAAGAGTGCCTCACTCCATTCTCATTGAGATTCTTTCCAATGAAGGAATCGGTACACAATTCGTATAA